One region of Peribacillus simplex genomic DNA includes:
- a CDS encoding CxxH/CxxC protein: protein MKLYCCQEHVDMALDEVVYECETYPVLTLVSEEKQLSTTCEYCRNMAIYLVGN, encoded by the coding sequence ATGAAATTATATTGCTGTCAGGAACACGTGGACATGGCGCTGGATGAAGTGGTATACGAATGTGAAACATATCCTGTTTTAACGCTGGTTTCTGAAGAAAAACAGTTATCAACAACCTGTGAATATTGTCGAAACATGGCAATATATCTAGTAGGGAACTAA
- a CDS encoding S1C family serine protease — MGYYDQNDENQNKRKKSNTSYFLAGLGGAIIGALLILLFFPGSGLLNNETTTEKSTGSEPTKQSQENLTVDVTSAVTNAVDKASDAVVGISNIQKTNFWGQGGNAEDSSAEAGTGSGVVYKKDGGKAYIVTNNHVIEGANELEVTLSDGTKLPAKLQGSDPWTDLAVIVVNGDKVKTIAEFGKSSKLKPGEPVIAIGNPLGLQFSGSVTQGIISGLERTIEVDINEDGQVDWNAEVIQTDAAINPGNSGGALVNMSGQVIGINSMKIAENAVEGIGLSIPIDSVIPIINDIEEFGEVKRAYLGVNLTSVKEISQYHQKNTLKLPRKVTAGVAITGVQSNSPASRAGLKEFDVIVGMDNEKIHDVVELRKYLYIDKKIGDKVKIIYYRDGKKETTEVKLSSSEI; from the coding sequence TTGGGTTATTATGATCAGAATGATGAGAACCAAAATAAACGGAAAAAGAGCAATACGAGCTATTTTTTAGCTGGCTTGGGAGGCGCCATCATTGGGGCTTTACTTATTTTATTATTTTTTCCGGGAAGTGGACTGTTAAATAACGAAACTACAACGGAAAAATCAACGGGGAGTGAGCCCACTAAGCAGTCCCAGGAAAACCTTACTGTAGATGTAACAAGTGCCGTCACCAATGCTGTAGATAAGGCCAGCGACGCAGTGGTCGGCATCTCTAACATTCAGAAAACGAACTTCTGGGGTCAAGGGGGCAACGCCGAGGACAGTTCAGCCGAAGCTGGCACTGGTTCTGGTGTCGTCTATAAAAAAGACGGGGGCAAGGCCTATATTGTTACGAATAACCACGTCATTGAAGGCGCTAATGAATTGGAAGTGACATTAAGTGATGGCACTAAATTGCCAGCTAAACTACAAGGTAGTGACCCATGGACCGATTTAGCGGTCATTGTCGTGAATGGTGATAAAGTCAAAACCATTGCTGAATTCGGAAAATCCAGCAAATTGAAACCAGGTGAGCCCGTGATTGCCATCGGTAACCCATTAGGCCTCCAATTCTCCGGATCAGTTACACAAGGGATCATCTCCGGTTTGGAGCGTACGATAGAGGTGGATATCAATGAGGACGGACAAGTCGATTGGAATGCAGAGGTCATCCAGACCGATGCGGCGATTAACCCTGGGAACAGCGGGGGAGCACTCGTTAATATGTCAGGGCAGGTCATCGGAATAAATTCCATGAAGATAGCAGAAAATGCGGTGGAAGGAATCGGTCTTTCCATTCCAATTGATTCAGTTATTCCAATTATTAATGATATTGAGGAATTTGGTGAAGTGAAACGTGCATACTTGGGTGTGAACTTAACATCCGTAAAGGAAATTTCCCAATACCATCAGAAAAATACATTAAAGTTGCCAAGGAAAGTTACTGCGGGTGTTGCAATAACAGGCGTTCAAAGCAACTCTCCTGCATCTAGAGCAGGATTGAAGGAATTTGACGTCATTGTGGGAATGGATAATGAAAAAATCCATGACGTCGTGGAATTAAGGAAATACCTTTACATTGATAAGAAAATCGGTGATAAAGTTAAAATCATTTATTACCGTGACGGAAAGAAAGAAACTACGGAAGTCAAGCTTTCAAGCAGCGAAATCTAA
- a CDS encoding MBL fold metallo-hydrolase — translation MTMHFSVLASGSTGNALFVETEDQSFLVDAGLSGKALEALFQDIGRDMSKLSGILVTHEHSDHIKGLGVVARKHKLPIYANAKTWNAMERSIGEIATEQKFTFEMEQVKTFGSLNIESFGVSHDAAEPMFYVFHHEDKKLVVITDTGYVSDRMKGIISNADAYVFESNHDVSMLRMGKYPWSIKRRILSDVGHVCNEDAALAMSEVAGDKTKRIYLAHLSLDNNMKDLARMSVEQTLKTKGIIVGDQFSLYDTDPKRPTELVTL, via the coding sequence ATGACTATGCATTTTAGTGTTCTCGCAAGCGGGAGTACAGGAAATGCCTTATTCGTGGAAACGGAGGATCAATCTTTCCTTGTCGATGCCGGCTTAAGCGGTAAGGCTTTGGAAGCATTGTTTCAGGATATAGGCCGTGATATGTCGAAGTTATCCGGTATCCTTGTTACCCATGAACACAGCGACCATATTAAAGGTCTGGGCGTGGTTGCCAGAAAACATAAACTCCCGATCTATGCGAATGCAAAGACATGGAATGCCATGGAACGATCAATCGGTGAAATTGCAACCGAACAAAAATTCACATTTGAAATGGAACAGGTCAAAACGTTCGGCAGTCTTAATATAGAATCTTTTGGTGTTTCTCATGATGCGGCAGAGCCGATGTTTTACGTCTTTCATCATGAAGACAAAAAACTAGTGGTCATCACTGATACAGGGTATGTAAGTGATCGGATGAAAGGAATCATCTCGAATGCCGATGCATATGTATTCGAAAGTAACCATGATGTGTCCATGTTGAGGATGGGAAAATATCCATGGAGCATTAAGCGCCGGATTTTAAGTGATGTTGGTCATGTTTGTAATGAAGATGCAGCCCTTGCAATGAGTGAAGTGGCCGGTGATAAGACCAAGCGGATTTATTTGGCTCACTTAAGTCTTGATAACAATATGAAGGATCTAGCAAGAATGTCGGTAGAACAGACCTTAAAAACAAAGGGGATCATCGTTGGTGATCAATTCTCCTTATATGACACTGATCCAAAAAGACCAACGGAACTTGTTACGTTATAA
- a CDS encoding two-component system regulatory protein YycI: protein MDWNNTKSIFIMVFFILNIFLLYQFLEKINDYQIENFTESSIDEILKEDEISIETPLPKQKLDQFLIAQSKTFEKKDIQDLKNQKAKIIDDKKLVGTFKTPVSMKAEIHAADLDIFLKEYILNGADYHFWSYDKISQTIICYQVEDKKMFYNNSKGKVTLYLNKKGEIVSYEQMYLEGIKKFNKPKELIPALTAIGALYDNGDIDPKSKVTNVKLGFYNSLQTTSVSHLLVPTWWVVLNDKTDLFVNAIDGEVIELNTEEKILE from the coding sequence GTGGATTGGAATAATACAAAGTCAATTTTCATCATGGTCTTTTTCATTTTGAATATTTTTCTTCTTTATCAATTCCTGGAAAAGATTAATGACTACCAAATAGAAAATTTCACGGAGTCTTCTATAGATGAAATCTTGAAAGAAGATGAGATTTCAATAGAAACCCCACTTCCGAAACAAAAGTTGGATCAATTCCTAATTGCCCAAAGCAAGACTTTCGAGAAGAAAGATATACAGGACCTGAAAAATCAAAAAGCAAAAATCATCGATGATAAGAAGCTCGTAGGTACATTTAAAACACCGGTTAGCATGAAAGCGGAAATTCATGCTGCAGACCTTGATATATTCCTGAAGGAGTATATATTAAATGGAGCTGACTATCACTTTTGGAGCTATGATAAAATCAGTCAGACCATCATCTGCTATCAAGTGGAAGATAAAAAGATGTTTTATAACAATAGTAAGGGCAAGGTCACTTTATATCTGAACAAAAAGGGTGAAATCGTCTCCTATGAACAGATGTATTTAGAGGGGATTAAAAAATTCAATAAACCCAAGGAATTGATACCTGCTTTAACTGCTATTGGAGCTTTATATGATAATGGTGATATTGATCCCAAAAGCAAAGTCACGAATGTAAAACTAGGTTTTTATAATTCGCTGCAGACGACATCTGTATCACATTTACTTGTGCCAACATGGTGGGTGGTCCTTAATGACAAAACGGATCTCTTCGTGAATGCTATTGATGGAGAGGTCATTGAATTAAATACAGAAGAAAAAATACTGGAGTGA
- a CDS encoding YycH family regulatory protein gives MNFERAKSIILIILVGTSIFLTWSIWTYEPEYDKFGDQSNYIKIKSDVQIVSDVVKPVSILFHGNGQHFQTSNPVEINKMEKEFSQWSFTGVKEISVKRLQRKFDDFVHEDGSIEIEFSDDVPISLYKTVLNITDKDVPGFSFDRIIIKQKDISGNESAVYFVSYDQEKIYQGMVDSKRLRDFMDDFYTGSYSKHPEYTAETINSKRTLFVPEKSIEVNKLQYYIDNLDIGNLKNALFNDPKYVRQEPVSTGEEYTDGTRLMTINKENYLISYINPAQKDKLFDSSGDLLQKSIDFINDHAGWEDNNYRFAYMSENEQRVVFRLFVNGYPAFNESGMTEIEQIWGKEEIYSYERPYFSLASVLPSEESVETLPSGREVLNQLKSKDNIDFKSVEDISIGYQLNKSLDSKLVTLVTLVPTWYYRIGDKWFIVPGDTGGDQSGLE, from the coding sequence ATGAATTTTGAACGTGCAAAAAGTATCATACTGATTATTTTGGTTGGGACAAGCATTTTTTTGACTTGGAGCATTTGGACGTATGAGCCTGAATATGATAAATTTGGTGACCAATCGAATTATATAAAGATTAAAAGCGATGTCCAGATTGTTAGTGATGTAGTTAAACCAGTAAGTATCCTTTTTCATGGAAATGGGCAACATTTCCAGACTTCCAATCCGGTGGAAATAAATAAAATGGAAAAAGAATTTTCGCAATGGAGTTTTACCGGCGTAAAAGAGATATCCGTAAAAAGGCTGCAAAGGAAATTTGATGACTTTGTCCATGAAGATGGGTCGATTGAAATCGAATTTTCCGATGATGTGCCCATTTCCCTCTATAAAACGGTATTGAATATTACCGATAAGGACGTGCCTGGCTTTTCATTTGATCGGATCATCATTAAACAAAAGGATATCAGCGGTAATGAATCTGCCGTTTATTTTGTTTCTTACGATCAAGAGAAGATATATCAAGGTATGGTCGACTCTAAAAGACTAAGAGATTTCATGGATGATTTTTATACGGGTTCTTACAGTAAGCACCCTGAATACACGGCCGAAACCATAAACAGCAAAAGGACGTTGTTCGTTCCGGAAAAATCCATAGAGGTCAACAAACTTCAATATTATATTGACAATTTGGATATTGGAAACCTAAAAAATGCATTATTTAATGATCCGAAGTATGTACGCCAAGAACCTGTTTCGACCGGTGAGGAATACACGGATGGAACAAGACTGATGACGATCAATAAAGAGAATTACCTAATTTCTTATATCAATCCGGCACAAAAGGACAAGTTATTTGACAGTTCCGGTGACCTTCTGCAAAAGAGCATTGATTTCATCAATGATCATGCTGGTTGGGAAGATAATAATTATCGTTTTGCTTATATGTCGGAGAATGAGCAACGAGTGGTATTCCGCTTATTCGTAAATGGTTATCCGGCCTTCAATGAATCCGGAATGACTGAAATCGAGCAAATTTGGGGGAAAGAAGAAATTTATAGCTACGAGCGCCCGTACTTTTCACTTGCCTCAGTCCTCCCTTCAGAAGAATCGGTAGAGACTTTACCAAGTGGTAGAGAAGTCTTGAATCAGTTGAAATCGAAAGATAATATCGACTTTAAGAGCGTGGAGGACATCTCGATTGGCTATCAACTGAATAAATCCCTGGATTCCAAACTTGTTACACTAGTTACACTTGTACCCACTTGGTATTATCGTATCGGCGATAAATGGTTTATTGTGCCTGGAGATACGGGAGGCGATCAAAGTGGATTGGAATAA